One window of Sphingobacteriales bacterium genomic DNA carries:
- a CDS encoding NADH:ubiquinone reductase (Na(+)-transporting) subunit F, translating to MVPVITGSILAFLFMIMLLTAILLYAKAKLIPSGNVSIVVNGQDDAPLSVAPGSTLLTVLSEKQLFLPSACGGGGTCAMCKCQVLEGGGDVLPTEMNHLTRKQAQHHWRLACQVKVRNDMKIVVPDEVFGIKKWECEVVSNRNVATYIKEFIVKLPQGEFLHFEPGGYIQIDVPTCEVDYKDIEVEPQFRPEWDKYGMWSLKMKNPEPIFRAYSMGNHPAEGNIILLNIRIASPPWDRAKNKFMDVNPGICSSYVFSRKPGDKVTISGPYGEFFIKPTNKEMVYIGGGAGMAPLRSHLFHLFHTEKNRERKVTYWYGGRSAKELFYTEEFRQIEAEFPNFTYNIALSEPLPEDNWTGLRGFIHMVLFNEYLSKHPEPEEVEYYLCGPPAMLAASLKMLDDMGVPEENIAFDDFGS from the coding sequence ATGGTACCAGTTATAACGGGAAGCATTTTGGCTTTTCTTTTTATGATTATGTTGCTGACCGCAATCTTACTTTATGCCAAAGCAAAGCTAATCCCTTCCGGCAACGTAAGCATTGTGGTTAACGGACAAGACGATGCGCCCTTGTCTGTTGCTCCCGGCTCAACTTTGCTCACTGTTTTATCCGAAAAACAACTGTTTCTTCCTTCAGCGTGCGGAGGAGGGGGAACCTGTGCCATGTGCAAATGTCAGGTTTTGGAAGGTGGAGGAGATGTATTGCCTACCGAAATGAACCACCTGACCCGCAAACAAGCACAACATCACTGGCGTTTAGCATGTCAGGTAAAAGTGCGCAACGATATGAAAATAGTTGTTCCAGATGAAGTGTTTGGGATTAAAAAATGGGAATGTGAAGTGGTTTCTAACCGCAATGTTGCGACCTATATCAAAGAGTTCATCGTAAAATTGCCCCAAGGCGAGTTTCTGCACTTTGAACCCGGCGGGTATATCCAGATTGATGTACCTACTTGCGAAGTAGATTACAAAGATATAGAGGTCGAGCCTCAATTTCGTCCTGAATGGGATAAATACGGTATGTGGAGTTTAAAAATGAAAAACCCCGAACCGATTTTCCGTGCCTATTCAATGGGAAATCACCCGGCCGAAGGAAATATCATTTTGCTCAATATTCGTATTGCCTCTCCACCGTGGGACAGGGCAAAAAACAAATTCATGGATGTTAACCCCGGCATCTGTTCTTCTTATGTGTTTTCCCGTAAACCCGGTGATAAAGTAACTATTTCAGGTCCTTACGGTGAGTTCTTTATAAAACCCACCAACAAAGAAATGGTCTATATCGGCGGCGGTGCCGGAATGGCTCCTTTGCGTTCTCATTTGTTCCATCTGTTCCATACCGAGAAAAACCGCGAACGAAAAGTAACTTACTGGTACGGCGGTCGTTCTGCAAAAGAACTCTTTTATACTGAAGAATTCCGACAAATCGAAGCAGAGTTTCCAAACTTTACCTATAATATCGCCTTGTCAGAACCTTTACCCGAAGATAACTGGACAGGTTTAAGAGGGTTTATCCACATGGTGCTGTTTAACGAATATCTGAGCAAACATCCCGAACCGGAAGAAGTGGAATATTACCTTTGCGGCCCTCCTGCTATGTTAGCAGCATCCTTAAAAATGTTAGACGACATGGGTGTGCCGGAAGAAAACATCGCATTCGACGATTTCGGAAGTTAA
- the nqrE gene encoding NADH:ubiquinone reductase (Na(+)-transporting) subunit E, protein MQDLLNIFIKSAFVENLILAYFIGMCSFLAVSKTVKTAIGLGAAVIFVLGITVPINWLLQHYLLVEGALAWIHPSFATVDLTFLTFILFIAVIASMVQLVEMVIEKTSPTLYNALGIFLPLITVNCAILGGCLFMVQREYNFAEATVYGLGGGFGWALAIIALASIREKLRYSNVPAPLRGLGIAFIITGLMGIAFMSLMGIKL, encoded by the coding sequence ATGCAAGACTTACTAAACATATTTATCAAATCTGCCTTTGTAGAAAATCTGATATTAGCCTATTTTATTGGGATGTGCTCATTTCTGGCAGTATCAAAAACCGTCAAAACTGCAATTGGCCTGGGCGCAGCAGTAATATTCGTATTAGGTATTACAGTTCCCATAAACTGGCTTTTGCAACATTATCTTTTAGTAGAAGGCGCTTTGGCATGGATTCACCCTTCATTTGCCACCGTAGATTTGACGTTTCTTACATTTATATTGTTCATCGCTGTAATCGCCTCCATGGTTCAATTGGTTGAAATGGTGATTGAAAAAACATCACCAACCCTTTACAATGCTTTAGGTATTTTTTTGCCCCTGATCACAGTAAACTGCGCCATTTTAGGAGGTTGTCTCTTTATGGTTCAAAGAGAATATAACTTCGCGGAAGCTACTGTTTACGGCTTAGGCGGTGGTTTTGGTTGGGCATTGGCCATTATAGCCCTTGCATCAATCAGAGAAAAATTGCGCTATTCCAACGTGCCTGCACCCTTGCGGGGCTTAGGCATTGCCTTTATCATTACCGGACTCATGGGCATTGCTTTTATGAGCCTGATGGGAATTAAATTATAA
- a CDS encoding NADH:ubiquinone reductase (Na(+)-transporting) subunit D: MSQATETSPVIQEPKKEAWFSPKNRKLVSDPLTDNNPITIQVLGLCSALAVTTQVKPALIMAIGVILVTAFANLIISLIRNTIPNRIRMIVQLVVVAALVALVDQILRAVAFDVSKKLSVFVGLIITNCIVMGRLEAFAMGNKPWPSLLDGIGNGLGYGAILVILAVLREVFGSGTLLGYHVIPKIVYDLGYVNNGVMVTPASAMFLIAIIIWIQRARNPKLVDIS, translated from the coding sequence ATGAGCCAAGCAACCGAAACATCCCCTGTGATTCAGGAACCAAAAAAGGAAGCGTGGTTTTCGCCCAAAAACAGAAAACTGGTATCAGATCCACTGACGGATAATAACCCGATTACCATACAGGTTTTAGGTTTATGTTCTGCTTTAGCCGTTACGACACAGGTGAAACCTGCATTAATCATGGCTATCGGTGTTATTTTGGTAACCGCCTTTGCCAACCTGATTATTTCATTGATTCGCAATACCATCCCCAACCGGATCAGGATGATTGTTCAATTAGTAGTAGTTGCGGCATTAGTGGCATTAGTTGACCAGATTTTACGCGCTGTTGCCTTCGATGTCAGCAAGAAACTTTCTGTATTTGTTGGGCTAATCATTACAAATTGTATAGTCATGGGCCGTTTGGAAGCATTTGCAATGGGCAACAAACCCTGGCCTTCATTGTTAGACGGGATAGGAAACGGCTTGGGATATGGGGCAATTTTGGTGATTTTAGCCGTACTTCGCGAGGTGTTTGGTTCCGGAACTTTGTTAGGCTATCATGTGATACCTAAGATTGTCTATGATTTAGGTTATGTCAACAACGGGGTCATGGTAACTCCGGCTTCCGCTATGTTTTTGATTGCCATTATCATTTGGATACAACGCGCCCGAAACCCGAAATTGGTTGATATCAGCTAA
- the nqrC gene encoding NADH:ubiquinone reductase (Na(+)-transporting) subunit C encodes MPNTNSNSYTFAYAAALTLIVAVALAAAATGLKPIQQQAIDLDKKRSILNAVTNLSDKNQILKEYAEKVTEVVIDEQGNVVEGVKAFDLALKKEYKKPEAERKLPLYIYNSPEGKKYIVPMHGAGLWDEIWGYLALDQDLNTIKGASFDHKGETPGLGAEITTENFQGQFEGKKLAEGADYKFKVIKGINPGTKSNPYEVDGISGATITGDGVNTMIEKSFVSYNNYFNKMRTNPAANTPTQTQQENNNSTPETQNTEGN; translated from the coding sequence ATGCCTAATACAAATAGCAACTCATATACTTTTGCTTATGCTGCCGCGCTAACGCTCATTGTGGCAGTTGCACTTGCTGCCGCTGCAACAGGTCTTAAACCCATTCAGCAACAAGCTATTGATTTGGACAAAAAAAGATCCATTCTCAATGCTGTTACCAACCTTTCCGATAAAAATCAAATTTTAAAGGAATATGCTGAAAAAGTAACCGAAGTAGTTATTGACGAACAGGGAAATGTAGTCGAAGGTGTTAAAGCTTTTGACCTTGCTTTAAAGAAAGAATATAAAAAGCCCGAAGCAGAACGCAAGTTGCCATTATATATTTACAATTCACCGGAAGGTAAAAAATACATCGTTCCCATGCACGGTGCAGGGCTTTGGGATGAAATTTGGGGTTATCTTGCTTTAGATCAGGACCTTAATACCATTAAAGGTGCCAGTTTTGACCACAAAGGCGAAACCCCCGGACTCGGTGCTGAAATTACAACCGAAAATTTTCAAGGTCAGTTTGAAGGGAAAAAATTAGCCGAAGGTGCTGACTATAAGTTTAAAGTGATAAAAGGTATTAACCCAGGTACGAAATCAAACCCTTATGAAGTTGACGGCATATCAGGAGCAACGATTACAGGTGATGGTGTTAACACAATGATTGAAAAAAGTTTTGTCAGCTACAACAACTATTTTAATAAGATGCGCACAAATCCGGCTGCAAACACTCCGACACAAACACAACAAGAGAACAATAACTCAACTCCCGAAACACAAAATACCGAAGGGAATTAA